One Amblyomma americanum isolate KBUSLIRL-KWMA chromosome 8, ASM5285725v1, whole genome shotgun sequence DNA window includes the following coding sequences:
- the RpL38 gene encoding ribosomal protein L38, whose protein sequence is MPKQLKEIKEFLLTARRKDAKSVKIKKNPDNVTKFKVRCSKYLYTIVVTEKEKAEKLKQSLPPGLQVKELK, encoded by the exons ATG CCGAAGCAACTGAAGGAGATCAAGGAGTTCCTCCTGACAGCGAGGCGGAAAGACGCCAAGT CGGTCAAGATCAAGAAGAACCCCGACAACGTGACCAAATTCAAGGTTCGATGCAGCAAGTACCTGTACACGATTGTCGTCACCGAGAAAGAGAAGGCTGAGAAGCTCAAGCAGTCCCTGCCCCCAG GTCTCCAGGTGAAAGAACTCAAGTGA